In Cryptococcus gattii WM276 chromosome A, complete sequence, one genomic interval encodes:
- a CDS encoding U2 snRNA binding protein, putative (Similar to TIGR gene model, INSD accession AAW40985.1): MHLLNLTLSSPTNVSTAVVGSFSGSKSQEILCVRGGTKLEIFKLNATTGQLDTIVSTEAFGTIRNIAGFRLAGMTKDYILATSDSGRLSILEFVISPTPHFESLYQEVFGKSGSRRIVPGQFLAVDPKGRSCLVGSLEKTKLVYVLNRNTEGKLYPSSPLEAHKNHTLVTHVIGVDQGYDNPLYAALEIDYSESDQDPTGEAYENAQKHLTFYELDLGLNHVVRKWSEPTDRRANLLVQVPGGQNANSDRFEGPSGVLVCTEDHIIWKHMDVDAHRIPIPRRRNPLVQRGDKSRGLIIVSAVMHKIKGAFFFLLQSEDGDLYKVWIEHNGEDVVALKIKYFDTVPVANSLCILKRGYIYVASEFSDQNLYQFQSLAEDDGEQEWSSTDYPENGNIDGPLPFAFFDPQPLRNLLLVDSVPSLDPITDAHVVNLLGASSDTPQIYAACGRGARSTFRTLKHGLDVTEMVSSPLPGVPTNVWTLKLTEDDEYDSYIVLSFPNGTLVLSIGETIEEVNDTGFLSSGPTLAVQQLGNAGLLQVHPYGLRHIRAADRVDEWPAPPGQTIVAATTNQRQVVIALSTAELVYFELDPEGSLSEYQEKKALPGNATCVTIAEVPEGRRRTPFLAVGCDNQTVSIISLEPDSTLDTLSLQALTAPPTSICLAEIFDTSIDKNRATMFLNIGLMNGVLLRTVVDPVDGSLSDTRLRFLGAKPPKLVRANVQGQPSVMAFSSRTWLLYTYQDMLQTQPLIYDTLEYAWSLSAAMCPDGLIGISGNTLRIFSIPKLGEKLKQDSTPLTYTPRKFISHPFNPVFYMIEADHRTYSKGAIERIVKQKESEGRRVDTLLLDLPANEFGRPRAPAGHWASCVRVLDPLANETIMTFDLDEDEAAFSIAIAYFERGGGEPFLVVGTGVKTTLQPKGCKEGYLRVYAIKEQGRVLEFLHKTKTDDIPLCLAGFQGFLLAGVGKSLRLYEMGKKALLRKCENNGFPTAVVTINVQGARIIVGDMQESTFYCVYRSIPTRQLLIFADDSQPRWITCVTSVDYETVACGDKFGNIFINRLDPSISEKVDDDPTGATILHEKSFLMGAAHKTEMIAHYNIGSVVTSITKIPLVAGGRDVLVYTTISGAVGALVPFVSPDDIEFMSTLEMHMRTQDISLVGRDHIAYRGYYVPIKGVVDGDLCESFSLLPYPKQQAIASDLDRSVGDVLKKLEQMRTSSAF; the protein is encoded by the exons ATGCacctcctcaacctcaCCCTATCTTCCCCGACAAATGTCTCCACAGCTGTCGTCGGCAGTTTTTCCGGGTCAAAAAGCCAGGAGATCCTGTGCGTCAGAGGAGGCACAAAATTGGAGATTTTCAAGTTGAACGCCACGACCGGACAGT TGGACACTATTGTCTCTACAGAG GCGTTTGGGACGATCAGAAATATTGCAGGATTCAGATTAGCTGGTATGACGAAAG ATTACATCTTGGCGACGTCAGACTCCGGCAGATTATCAATTCTCGAATTTGTCATCTCGCCCACGCCGCATTTTGAGAGCCTGTATCAGGAGGTTTTCGGGAAGAGTGGTAGCAG ACGTATCGTCCCTGGCCAATTCTTGGCCGTTGACCCCAAAGGTAGAAGTTGTCTTGTTGGCTC CTTGGAAAA GACAAAGCTAGTGTATGTCTTGAACAGAAATACCGAAGGAAAGCTTTatccatcttctcctcttgAGGCCCACAAGAATCATACTCTCGTGACTCACGTAATCGGCGTTGACCAG GGATATGACAACCCTTTGTATGCTGCTTTAGAAATTGACTACTCCGAATCCGATCAGGACCCTACAGGAGAGGCGTACGAAAATGCTCAGAAG CACTTAACGTTCTACGAGTTGGATCTTGGATTGAACCACGTTGTGCGGAAATGGAGTGAACCCACAGACAGACGGGCAAATCTTCTGGTGCAAG TTCCCGGTGGCCAAAACGCCAACTCTGACAGATTTGAAGGCCCTTCAGGTGTTCTTGTCTGCACGGAGGACCACATCATCTGGAAGCACATGGATGTTGATGCACACAGAATACCCATCCCTAGACGGCGAAATCCTCTTGTGCAAAGAGGTGACAAAAGTCGAGGCTTAATCATCGTTTCAGCGGTCATGCACAAAATCAAG GGTGCCTTTTTCTTCTTACTCCAGTCTGAGGATGGTGACCTGTACAAGGTCTGGATCGAGCACAACGGTGAAGATGTTGTTGCACTCAAAATCAAGTACTTTGACACTGTTCCTGTGGCAAACAGTCTTTGTATCTTGAAGAGAGGTTATATCTATGTGGCCAGCGAGTTCAGTGACCA AAATTTGTACCAGTTCCAGAGTCTTGCGGAAGATGACGGCGAGCAAGAGTGGTCATCTACCGATTACCCTGAGAATGGTAATATTGATGGACCTCTTCCCTTTGCTTTCTTTGACCCGCAACCTCTTCGTAACCTTCTCCTTGTTGACAGTGTTCCTTCTTTGGACCCCATAACTGATGCCCACGTCGTCAACCTTCTCGGTGCCAGTTCTGACACTCCCCAAATATATGCAGCTTGTGGACGCGGTGCCAGAAGTACTTTTAGGACGTTGAAACACGGATTGGATGTTACGGAGATGGTTAGCTCGCCACTACCCGGTGTGCCTACCAACGTCTGGACATTGAAACTGACTGAAGATG ATGAATACGATTCCTACATTGTCCTGTCTTTCCCCAACGGCACTTTAGTCCTTTCAATCGGTGAAACGATTGAAGAAGTTAACGACACTGGGTTCCTTTCTTCAGGCCCTACTCTTGCTGTTCAGCAACTTGGTAACGCCGGTCTTTTACAGGTTCACCCTTACGGTCTTCGACACATTCGAGCCGCCGATCGAGTAGATGAATGGCCTGCTCCTCCAGGACAAACTATTGTTGCTGCTACCACGAACCAGCGGCAGGTCGTGATTGCGTTGAGTACGGCCGAGTTAGTATACTTTGAGCTTGATCCCGAGGGAAGCTTGAGCGAGTACCAAGAGAAAAAGGCGTTGCCAGGTAATGCCACTTGTGTGACTATTGCTGAGGTGCCTgaggggagaagaaggacaCCGTTCTTGGCTGTTGGTTGCGACAATCAAACAGTGTCCATCATCTCTTTGGAACCAGATAGCACTCTGGATACTTTGAGTCTTCAG GCCCTCACTGCTCCCCCCACTTCAATCTGTCTCGCGGAGATCTTTGACACCAGTATTGACAAGAACCGTGCTACGATGTTCTTGAACATCGGTCTCATGAACGGCGTTCTGCTTCGTACCGTTGTCGACCCTGTTGACGGATCTCTCTCTGACACTCGACTTCGATTCCTCGGTGCCAAGCCTCCCAAACTTGTTCGTGCGAACGTTCAGGGTCAGCCCAGTGTTATGGCATTCTCCAGCAGAACCTGGTTGCTCTACACGTACCAGGATATGTTGCAGACCCAACCACTTATTTACGACACTCTGGAATACGCCTGGTCACTCTCAGCGGCTATGTGTCCTGATGGATTGATCGGTATCTCGGGTAATACACTGAG AATTTTCAGTATTCCCAAATTAGGTGAAAAACTTAAGCAAGACTCCACCCCATTGACTTATACACCTCGCAAGTTCATCAGCCATCCCTTTAATCCTGTCTTTTACATGATAGAAGCGGATCACCGAACATACTCAAAGGGTGCCATTGAGAGGATTGTCAAGCAGAAGGAGTCGGAAGGTAGAAGGGTTGATACCTTATTGTTGGATCTCCCTGCCAATGAGTTTGGCCGGCCTAGAGCCCCCGCCGGCCATTGGGCATCTTGTGTGCGAGTATTGGATCCTCTTGCT AACGAAACCATTATGACCTTTGACCtcgatgaagatgaagctGCCTTTTCGATTGCTATTGCCTACTTTGAACGTGGCGGCGGCGAGCCGTTCCTCGTGGTTGGTACTGGTGTAAAGACAACTTTGCAGCCCAAAGGATGTAAAGAGGGTTACTTGAGAGTATATGCGATTAAGGAGCAAGGGAGAGTCCTTGAGTTTTTGCACAAG ACTAAGACCGATGACATACCGCTTTGTTTGGCTGGCTTCCAAGGCTTTCTGTTGGCGGGCGTCGGCAAGTCTTTGAGATTATACGAGATGGGTAAAAAGGCATTGCTGAGAAAGTGTGAAAACAAT GGATTCCCCACGGCTGTCGTTACCATCAACGTCCAAGGAGCCCGAATAATCGTCGGTGACATGCAAGAATCAACTTTCTACTGTGTCTATCGCTCCATTCCCACCCGACAGCTCCTCATTTTTGCCGACGATTCCCAACCTCGGTGGATCACTTGTGTCACAAGCGTCGATTATGAGACTGTTGCATGTGGGGACAAATTCGGAAATATCTTCATCAATCGACTGGACCCTAGTATATCAGAGAAGGTGGATGACGACCCTACCGGTGCTACAATCTTGCACGAGAAGAGTTTCCTGATGGGTGCAGCACACAAGACAGAGATGATAGCGCATTATAATATTGGAAGTGTCGTCACTTC TATAACTAAAATCCCATTGGTAGCCGGTGGACGAGATGTGTTGGTCTACACCACTATCTCAGGCGCTGTTGGTGCCCTTGTTCCCTTCGTGTCTCCAGACGATATCGAATTCATGTCAACTCTCGAAATG CACATGCGAACACAAGACATTTCTCTAGTTGGCCGAGACCACATTGCTTACAGGGGTTACTATGTTCCTATCAAAGGCGTTGTTGATGGGGATCTGTGTGAGAGCTTTAGTCTCTTGCCTTACCCTAAGCAACAAGCGATCGCGTCAGATTTGGATAGGAGCGTGGGTGATGTTCTGAAGAAGCTTGAGCAAATGAGGACGAGCAGTGCATTTTAA